GGGCGAGCAGCGCGGTGAGGGCGAATGTCGCATGGGCCAGGCTCGATAGCCGCTTCATTTCATCCCCCACTTGGCTGTCGACCGCCGACCTTACCCTGTCGTGACGGCTCCCAGGACCCCATACGGAATTGCGATGCCAGCGTCATGGGTTCGCGCCCCGGCCGGAACGGCAGGCACCGTATGCGGACCGATCTCGGTTTCGCCCAGTATACGCACAACTGATGTCATCGCAAAAGCAATGGCGGTCGTGCGTTGCGTGGTGCTGGTTGTCCGTTGTGGCTCAAGCCCCTTCGGAGGTGGCGCGGTGATGCGCGCCATCGGCTCCGAGGGCGCTCGCACTGCCATGGGTCAGCAGGCCCGTCTTCATGCCGGCAAGTGTCCAGGCCATCTGGCGGCGAAGGAACGGTACGCGGGCCATGGGGGCGAAGGTCAAGTCGCGGACACGGGCGAGTGCGCGGGCATCCGATTGGAAGAACGGGGTCAGCAGCCGGCTCGCCCACTGATAGAAGCGCACGTGGTTGCGGCGCTTGCGAGCGTATCGGGCGATGCCGTCAGCGACCACGCCGGCTGTCGGCGCGCCCCGGTTCTCACGAGAGGCGCTGGCCAGGCTGGTGGCGAGAACAACGGCGTCGATAAGCCCGAGATTCGCGCCCTGGCCGAGCTGCGGGCTGGTGGCGTGGGCGGCATCGCCGATGAAGACGACACCGGGTGGGCCGAGCGGGCTGGCGAGGACGACGTCGTCATAGCTCGCCGTGGTCAAGGTGTGCGGGCCGGAGAGTCGGCCGACGAGCGCGCCGGCTTCCGGCCAGAGTTGCTCCACCTGATCCTGCCAGCGGGCGAAGTTGGCGGATGTGAAGGCCGCGAAGTCGCGTCGCGGCAGCGACCAGAAGAACGCGATATGAGACCCTTCGGAGTCCGGCTGGCGGCCAACGGGCAGGACCCCGATCATCGTATGGGCTTCGACATAGCGCTGCGCCAGGGTGCGGCGTTCGCACCAGACGCCGTCGTCCCGCACGATCCCCCAGACGGCGCCGTAGGGATAGGGCTCGAGCAGCGCGATGCGTGCGAAACGCTCGCGAAGTTGGGAGCGCAGGCCGCTGGCGTCGACCACGAGATCGAACGGCGCGCCATCGAGTGGGCCTTGCGCGCCAACCGGTCGCAGCGGGGCATGGTTTCGGCTCGCGTCATCGGCTGCGTTCCGCGGCAACTCACGGGCGATATCGACGACCCTCGTGCCGCCCCGGATCGGAATGCCGCGCCGCTGGACGGCGCCATAGAGGCCTGCGAACAGCGCGCCGCGGTGGATGCCGAGGCCGTATGATCCGGTGCCGATCGCATCGTAGCCGACGTCGAAGATGGTCCGCCCGGCAAGGGTTTGCCCGGCGATGTGCTCGACCCGGCAGCCGGCCGCCTCGATCTCCTCGCGGGCTCCGATCGCCTCGAGCGCGGCAAGCCCGGTCGGCTGGAGGAGCAGTCCGGCGCCGAGCGGGCGTGGTTCGGCGAAGCGCTCGATCACTTCGACCTCGAAGCCCGCATCGGCAAGGCCGCATGCGGCGGCAAGGCCGGCGGTACCAGCGCCGATCACGGCGATACGCAGGGCAGGCATCGGGTCACCTCGACGGGCGGCACCAGGATGGAGGGCCGGCCGAGAGGCAAGCGCAATTCGTCGGCATTGTCACCTGCCGAGACGGTGACGATGCCGCCGGAGGGCGGCATCGTGCGCGGGTCGTTGCCCAAGTGCCGTTCAATTGCGCGGCGGTTGGGT
Above is a window of Hyphomicrobiales bacterium DNA encoding:
- a CDS encoding NAD(P)-binding protein; the protein is MPALRIAVIGAGTAGLAAACGLADAGFEVEVIERFAEPRPLGAGLLLQPTGLAALEAIGAREEIEAAGCRVEHIAGQTLAGRTIFDVGYDAIGTGSYGLGIHRGALFAGLYGAVQRRGIPIRGGTRVVDIARELPRNAADDASRNHAPLRPVGAQGPLDGAPFDLVVDASGLRSQLRERFARIALLEPYPYGAVWGIVRDDGVWCERRTLAQRYVEAHTMIGVLPVGRQPDSEGSHIAFFWSLPRRDFAAFTSANFARWQDQVEQLWPEAGALVGRLSGPHTLTTASYDDVVLASPLGPPGVVFIGDAAHATSPQLGQGANLGLIDAVVLATSLASASRENRGAPTAGVVADGIARYARKRRNHVRFYQWASRLLTPFFQSDARALARVRDLTFAPMARVPFLRRQMAWTLAGMKTGLLTHGSASALGADGAHHRATSEGA